The following are encoded together in the Aerococcus mictus genome:
- a CDS encoding phosphoketolase family protein produces the protein MTDFDSKAYLDKVDAWWRAANYLSVGQMYLRDNPLLDREVTADDVKITPIGHWGTIAGQNFVYAHLNRVINKYDLNMFYIEGPGHGGQVMQANAYLDGTWSEHYPEYPQNKEGMQKFFKYFSFPGGTGSHATAEIPGSIHEGGELGYSLSHATGAILDNPDVIAATVIGDGESETGPLAASWLSNSFINPVTDGAVLPILYLNGGKIANPTILERKSNEDLIKYFQGLGWDPMVVEGNDPEKVHPLMAKTLDQAIEKIKSIQGEARKGSAEEATMGNWPMILYRTPKGWTGPKAWEGNDIEGSFRAHQVPIPVNAENMEHVDALVDWLKSYRPEELFTEEGQLRPEIAEIAPKGDQRMASNPITDGGIDPKPLDLPDWRDYALDFETPGERDAQDMIEMGGYAAGVIEKNPDNFRIFGPDETKSNRLNKVFDVTKRQWLEPIKDNYDEWMSPSGRVIDSQLSEHQMEGFLEAYTLTGRHGFFASYEAFLRTVDSMITQHFKWMREASEYKWHKPYQSLNLISSSTAFQQDHNGYTHQDPGLLTHLAEKKGEFVRAYLPADTNSLLAVMDKALSSENVINYIVTSKHPRPQFFSVEEAEEFVDKGYKVIDWASTVEEGEEPDVVIAASGTEPTVETIATISYLHEAFPELKIRYVNVVDLYRLRHPNIDPRGLSDEEFDAVFTKDKPVFFGFHSFEGLLKDIFFDRHNHNLYPHGYREEGAITTPFDMRVLNELDRFHFAAHVAEVVYGDKAQDFIDQMNAKVEEHRAYIVEYGTDMPEVKEWKWQPLEK, from the coding sequence ATGACTGATTTTGATTCAAAAGCGTATTTAGATAAAGTGGATGCCTGGTGGCGTGCCGCTAACTACTTATCTGTTGGGCAAATGTACTTACGGGATAATCCTTTATTAGACCGTGAAGTAACGGCAGATGACGTTAAGATCACCCCAATCGGACACTGGGGAACCATTGCCGGGCAAAACTTTGTTTACGCTCATTTGAACCGTGTCATTAATAAATATGACTTAAACATGTTCTATATCGAAGGACCAGGACATGGTGGACAAGTGATGCAAGCCAATGCTTATTTAGATGGGACCTGGAGTGAACATTATCCAGAATACCCACAAAACAAGGAAGGAATGCAAAAATTCTTCAAGTACTTCTCCTTCCCAGGCGGGACCGGCTCACATGCGACCGCTGAAATTCCTGGGTCTATCCATGAAGGTGGGGAACTTGGTTATTCCTTATCCCACGCTACTGGTGCCATTCTTGATAACCCTGACGTGATCGCAGCAACAGTGATTGGTGACGGGGAATCTGAAACTGGTCCACTAGCAGCCAGCTGGTTATCTAACAGCTTCATTAACCCAGTGACTGATGGTGCAGTCTTACCAATCCTTTACTTAAACGGGGGTAAAATTGCTAACCCAACCATCTTAGAACGTAAATCCAATGAAGACTTGATTAAATACTTCCAAGGCTTAGGTTGGGATCCAATGGTGGTTGAAGGCAACGATCCTGAAAAGGTTCACCCACTCATGGCTAAAACCTTAGACCAAGCCATTGAAAAGATTAAATCCATCCAAGGCGAAGCACGTAAGGGTTCAGCTGAAGAGGCAACCATGGGCAACTGGCCAATGATTCTTTACCGGACACCTAAGGGTTGGACTGGTCCTAAGGCATGGGAAGGTAACGACATTGAAGGTTCCTTCAGAGCTCACCAAGTGCCAATTCCAGTGAACGCTGAGAATATGGAACATGTAGATGCTTTAGTTGATTGGTTGAAATCCTACCGTCCAGAAGAACTCTTTACTGAAGAGGGTCAATTACGTCCAGAAATTGCTGAAATTGCGCCTAAGGGTGACCAACGGATGGCTTCCAACCCAATTACTGACGGAGGCATCGATCCTAAACCTTTAGACTTACCAGACTGGCGTGACTATGCTCTTGACTTCGAGACACCTGGTGAACGCGACGCTCAAGACATGATTGAAATGGGTGGCTATGCAGCTGGCGTTATCGAAAAGAACCCAGACAACTTCCGCATCTTTGGGCCAGACGAAACTAAGTCTAACCGCTTAAACAAGGTCTTCGATGTCACCAAACGTCAATGGTTAGAACCAATTAAGGATAACTACGATGAATGGATGTCACCATCTGGTCGTGTGATTGACTCACAATTGTCAGAACACCAAATGGAAGGTTTCTTAGAAGCTTATACCTTAACCGGTCGTCATGGTTTCTTTGCGAGTTATGAAGCCTTCTTACGGACAGTTGACTCCATGATCACCCAACATTTCAAATGGATGCGTGAAGCTAGCGAGTACAAATGGCATAAACCTTATCAATCATTGAACTTGATTTCTTCTTCTACCGCTTTCCAACAAGACCATAACGGTTATACTCACCAAGACCCAGGTTTATTAACCCACTTGGCAGAGAAGAAGGGTGAATTTGTACGAGCTTACCTTCCTGCAGATACCAACTCCCTATTAGCTGTGATGGACAAGGCATTAAGTTCAGAAAACGTGATTAACTACATCGTGACTTCTAAACACCCACGTCCACAATTCTTCTCAGTCGAAGAAGCTGAAGAATTTGTTGACAAGGGTTACAAGGTCATTGACTGGGCTTCTACCGTTGAAGAAGGGGAAGAACCTGACGTAGTGATCGCTGCATCTGGTACTGAACCAACTGTAGAAACCATTGCAACCATCTCATACCTACACGAAGCCTTCCCAGAGTTGAAGATTCGTTACGTGAATGTGGTTGACCTCTACCGTCTCCGTCATCCAAATATTGACCCACGTGGTTTATCTGACGAAGAATTTGATGCTGTCTTTACTAAAGACAAACCAGTCTTCTTTGGCTTCCACAGCTTCGAAGGCTTACTCAAAGACATCTTCTTCGACCGTCACAACCATAACCTTTACCCACATGGTTACCGTGAAGAAGGGGCCATTACCACACCATTCGACATGCGTGTCTTAAACGAACTCGACCGCTTCCACTTTGCGGCTCATGTTGCTGAAGTAGTATACGGCGATAAAGCCCAAGACTTCATTGACCAAATGAACGCTAAGGTAGAAGAACACCGTGCCTACATTGTAGAATACGGTACTGACATGCCAGAAGTTAAAGAATGGAAATGGCAACCACTTGAAAAATAA
- the pepT gene encoding peptidase T — MNTQQEQILNRFIKYAKVNTRSDESSLTIPSTPSQEEFTLKLKDEIEALGFEDCFYNPKDAYLTATIPSTLPDEDIPTVGFIAHVDTADYNAENIQPQVIENYDGGDILLNEEEDMVLSPKDFPRLKHVIGHTLVTTDGRTLLGADDKAGITSIVTFGEYLINHPEIPHGKIRVAFGPDEEIGTRGAKYFDIDQFGADFAYTIDGGRYGTLTYENFYAKQANVTISGRSVHPGAAKDSMINALLWGARLATSLPADQVPEKTSGREGFYFLIRQEGTIDHLNQFYYLRDHDKEKMQEKLAYFEEQVARLNQEIGEERITYRIVDQYDNMYEVLKDYPWVIDLARDAYLKNNVEAFEAPMRGGTDGAILSHKGLPTPNLFSGAENTHGPYEFVTIETIEQSIAVLIDIAKNVRHYSA, encoded by the coding sequence ATGAATACACAACAAGAGCAAATTCTAAATCGTTTTATCAAATACGCTAAAGTCAACACTCGCAGTGATGAAAGTTCGCTTACTATTCCTTCGACGCCCAGCCAGGAAGAATTTACCCTTAAATTAAAGGATGAAATCGAGGCCTTGGGCTTTGAAGACTGCTTCTATAATCCCAAGGACGCCTACCTGACGGCCACGATTCCCAGCACTCTTCCAGATGAAGATATTCCTACTGTGGGTTTCATTGCCCATGTGGACACCGCCGATTACAATGCCGAAAATATCCAACCCCAAGTGATTGAGAATTATGACGGTGGTGATATTCTCCTTAATGAGGAAGAGGATATGGTGCTTTCGCCAAAGGACTTTCCCCGCTTAAAACATGTGATTGGCCATACTCTGGTAACGACTGATGGACGGACCTTACTAGGGGCCGATGATAAGGCAGGGATTACTTCCATTGTTACTTTTGGGGAATACCTGATTAACCATCCCGAAATTCCTCATGGCAAGATTCGGGTCGCTTTTGGACCAGACGAAGAAATTGGCACCCGAGGAGCTAAATACTTTGATATCGACCAATTTGGGGCAGACTTTGCCTATACCATTGATGGCGGTCGGTACGGGACTCTGACTTATGAGAACTTCTATGCTAAGCAAGCCAATGTCACTATCTCAGGACGTAGTGTCCATCCCGGGGCGGCTAAGGACTCCATGATTAATGCCCTCTTATGGGGTGCCCGTTTAGCGACCAGTCTCCCCGCTGACCAAGTGCCCGAAAAGACCAGTGGTCGGGAAGGCTTCTATTTCTTGATCCGCCAAGAAGGAACGATTGACCACCTCAACCAGTTTTATTACTTAAGGGACCATGATAAGGAAAAAATGCAAGAAAAATTGGCTTACTTTGAAGAACAAGTCGCCCGTTTAAACCAAGAAATCGGTGAAGAGCGAATTACCTATCGGATTGTTGACCAATATGACAATATGTACGAAGTCCTAAAAGATTACCCCTGGGTAATTGATCTAGCTCGAGACGCTTATTTGAAAAATAATGTGGAAGCTTTTGAAGCACCTATGCGTGGTGGAACGGACGGGGCTATTCTCTCTCATAAGGGGCTGCCAACCCCAAATCTCTTCTCAGGAGCCGAAAATACTCATGGACCTTACGAATTTGTGACAATTGAAACAATTGAACAATCGATCGCAGTCTTGATCGACATTGCCAAGAATGTCCGTCATTATAGCGCTTAA